In Sphingopyxis sp. 113P3, one DNA window encodes the following:
- a CDS encoding phospholipase D family protein, whose amino-acid sequence MLNRRSLDPEQRTLYGANLQPPAGYVFDAAVATTFSLDFETALAVPVSLALFAAENRDDILSHPLALLEGAERIAGRLVVFTDAGHIQASARPHSRLCSLLERIIVEVAAPQGGAFHPKMWALRFTPLRPEDPARLRLLILSRNLTRDRSWDIAATLDGVITKQPKAVNRPVADFLRQLPDLATVGVPDGTKTLVDDLAEDVRRAEWSLPEPFQSVSFAVNGLGGKPWRPEPCVRLGVVSPFCDDQTLSMLAGLASAEKPIFIGRSDELAQVPGATLDGFARVAVLDEMAATEDGEEEDAAALQGLHAKAFIAERGWDTAITVGSGNATRPALLTGSNVEIFTTLTGKRSRVGSVEEILGNKGFGRLTRPFVRDETGAADAAQRAAEARLDQARREICRSGLKLRCERGEHAADGAPVWRVWLIPSEPLHLTGLGTLRVWPITRGEGHARDVLEPLRQGQPADLGAMPLVDLTRFLACHLTDETEDVSILFSTGLMMEGLPAERHAAILRWVIDSKDAFFRYLRLLLSELGDPFAAALAAQDGSGQGAWRAASDDAPILEEMVRAFCRGGDQLRAIERLIARLETGDGDDTDPIPAEFRTLWNTFRIALATQDAAHAE is encoded by the coding sequence ATGCTGAATAGGCGCAGCCTCGATCCCGAACAGCGAACGCTCTACGGCGCCAATCTTCAGCCGCCGGCGGGCTATGTCTTCGACGCGGCGGTCGCCACGACCTTCTCGCTCGACTTCGAGACGGCGCTCGCCGTGCCGGTCAGTCTGGCGCTCTTCGCCGCCGAGAACCGCGACGACATTCTCTCTCATCCTCTGGCGCTGCTCGAAGGCGCCGAGCGCATCGCCGGCCGCCTCGTCGTCTTCACCGACGCCGGCCATATCCAGGCGAGCGCCCGGCCACATTCCCGCCTTTGCTCGCTGCTCGAACGCATTATCGTCGAGGTCGCCGCCCCTCAAGGCGGAGCCTTCCACCCCAAGATGTGGGCGCTGCGCTTCACGCCGTTGCGGCCCGAAGACCCCGCCCGCCTGCGTCTGCTCATTCTCTCCCGAAACCTGACGCGCGACCGCTCATGGGACATTGCCGCCACCCTCGACGGCGTGATCACCAAGCAGCCCAAGGCGGTCAATCGCCCGGTCGCCGACTTCCTTCGCCAGCTCCCCGACCTCGCGACCGTGGGCGTTCCCGACGGAACGAAGACGCTTGTCGATGACCTGGCCGAAGACGTGCGCCGCGCCGAATGGAGCCTGCCCGAACCGTTCCAGAGCGTCTCCTTCGCCGTCAACGGCCTCGGCGGAAAGCCATGGCGCCCGGAACCCTGCGTTCGGCTGGGCGTCGTCTCGCCCTTCTGCGACGATCAAACCTTGTCGATGCTCGCCGGTCTGGCCAGCGCCGAAAAGCCCATCTTCATCGGGCGATCCGACGAACTCGCCCAGGTGCCCGGCGCCACACTCGATGGCTTTGCCCGCGTGGCCGTGCTCGACGAAATGGCGGCCACGGAAGATGGCGAGGAGGAGGACGCAGCGGCCCTGCAAGGGCTCCATGCCAAGGCGTTCATCGCCGAACGCGGCTGGGACACCGCGATCACGGTCGGCTCGGGAAACGCCACGCGGCCGGCGCTGCTGACCGGCAGCAATGTCGAGATCTTCACCACCCTGACCGGGAAGCGATCGCGGGTCGGCAGCGTCGAGGAAATCCTCGGCAACAAGGGGTTTGGCCGGCTGACGCGGCCGTTCGTCCGCGACGAGACGGGAGCCGCCGATGCCGCGCAACGAGCCGCCGAGGCTCGTTTGGATCAGGCCCGGCGCGAGATTTGCCGCAGCGGCCTCAAGCTCCGTTGCGAGCGCGGCGAGCACGCCGCCGATGGCGCGCCGGTCTGGCGGGTCTGGCTGATCCCGTCCGAACCGCTGCACCTTACCGGGCTCGGTACGCTGCGAGTTTGGCCGATCACGCGGGGCGAAGGACATGCGCGCGATGTGCTGGAGCCGCTCCGACAGGGACAGCCCGCCGACCTTGGCGCAATGCCCTTGGTCGACCTTACCCGGTTCCTTGCCTGTCACCTGACGGACGAGACGGAAGACGTCTCGATCCTGTTCAGCACCGGGCTCATGATGGAGGGGCTGCCCGCAGAGCGCCACGCCGCCATCCTGCGCTGGGTGATCGACAGCAAGGACGCCTTCTTCCGCTATCTCCGCCTGCTCCTCTCCGAATTAGGCGATCCCTTCGCCGCCGCCCTCGCAGCGCAGGACGGGTCAGGTCAGGGCGCTTGGCGCGCGGCAAGCGACGACGCGCCCATTCTCGAGGAGATGGTTCGGGCCTTCTGCCGGGGCGGCGACCAGCTTCGCGCCATCGAACGGCTGATCGCACGCCTGGAAACCGGCGACGGTGACGATACCGATCCGATTCCGGCTGAGTTCCGCACACTCTGGAACACATTCCGAATTGCGCTCGCCACGCAGGATGCTGCGCATGCCG
- a CDS encoding DUF6361 family protein, with the protein MSSLAWIDFDEAERQRAQRIMALFQERETRDELGLGAIRDSIADHLFPGTSTIQTRLRYMLFIPWLYRALEKREVPEAQLRTEARDTEIRLADALKAGGESNGIIGRDAGPRLQRLPSSVYWAGLGAWGIRVFPGSLDSLFVALRGRGRSRGASSGEDALAGAQTPAVWNPALPQMPGDLLEQAVFRLTTDEAQFLIDRLIASQPTALLTMLAREGIDADCDYIWTHPHLSAFPSAARRLVQHGEIFSHVMHGAALLYNLALSELRQRDDWIEDYRARLEAWSDELDTSAVRAWSLDDFWNVVEHPAHAVRPAAKRFVSEWRDLVLAGTEQIISAPAARRLVEERERRLKTSQSRYANHAVRDRWTGASGADRLSFRWAQAKSHLRDLAHAE; encoded by the coding sequence ATGTCGTCTCTTGCTTGGATCGATTTCGATGAAGCCGAGCGGCAGCGCGCGCAGCGCATCATGGCGCTCTTTCAGGAGCGCGAGACCCGCGACGAGCTGGGGCTGGGGGCGATCCGGGATTCCATCGCCGATCACCTCTTTCCGGGCACGAGCACGATCCAGACGCGCCTGCGATACATGCTGTTCATTCCCTGGCTCTATCGGGCGCTGGAAAAGCGCGAAGTCCCTGAAGCGCAGCTCCGCACCGAGGCGCGCGACACCGAAATCCGGCTTGCCGACGCCCTGAAAGCCGGCGGTGAGTCCAACGGCATCATCGGCCGGGATGCAGGACCACGGCTCCAGCGGTTGCCGAGTTCCGTCTATTGGGCTGGCCTGGGCGCGTGGGGCATCCGGGTCTTTCCGGGCTCGCTCGACAGTCTGTTCGTCGCCTTGCGGGGCCGTGGTCGGTCGCGCGGCGCATCCAGCGGCGAAGACGCTCTGGCCGGCGCCCAGACGCCCGCCGTCTGGAATCCGGCCTTGCCCCAGATGCCCGGCGACCTGCTTGAGCAGGCCGTCTTCCGCCTGACCACCGACGAGGCGCAATTCCTCATCGACCGCCTGATCGCCAGCCAGCCCACCGCACTGCTCACGATGCTGGCGCGCGAAGGCATCGACGCGGACTGCGACTATATCTGGACGCACCCCCATCTGTCGGCGTTTCCATCCGCAGCGCGCCGCCTCGTCCAGCATGGGGAAATCTTCTCCCATGTGATGCATGGCGCCGCGCTGCTCTATAACCTCGCGCTCAGTGAGCTGCGCCAGCGCGACGACTGGATCGAGGACTATCGCGCTCGGCTTGAAGCCTGGAGCGACGAACTCGATACCAGCGCCGTCCGCGCGTGGTCGCTCGATGATTTCTGGAATGTCGTGGAGCACCCCGCGCACGCCGTCCGTCCGGCCGCCAAACGGTTCGTGAGCGAGTGGCGCGATCTGGTTCTGGCCGGGACGGAGCAGATAATCTCGGCGCCCGCGGCGCGGCGGCTCGTCGAGGAGCGCGAACGCCGGCTCAAGACCAGCCAGTCCCGCTACGCCAATCACGCTGTCCGTGACCGCTGGACCGGCGCATCGGGCGCCGACCGCCTCAGCTTCCGCTGGGCGCAGGCCAAATCCCACCTGCGGGATCTCGCCCATGCTGAATAG
- a CDS encoding UvrD-helicase domain-containing protein: MSNESKVLKDDGARRHAISLHDRSILVEAGAGSGKTAVMAGRIAAMLAEGVSPRAIAAVTFTELAASELLSRVREFVANLSAGVIATELRVALPDGLSEVHRRNLAAASAAIDEITCSTIHGFCQRLIKPYPAEADIDPGAAVMDRNQADLAFLEIVDGWLRERLSGGQSGILAEMVLHSPGETVALIHKIAENLRRRPTLAAPPVSALDGHLAAFRQAAADFTGFMSATAAAEPETATIVERLAEMVAVLANAPDPGTPAGLVQLLTSRPHPDLCTKAGAFASYRKKGKWAAAAKQAGLSKADGDRLNDAAETHYAACCDAWTALVQAAAGHALAALIDEAHPILQRYRDHKRASAQLDFDDLIFAARALLRDHDAVRRALGQRFAHVLVDEFQDTDPLQTEIFWRLCGDPVDGNVDWARFQIRPGALFLVGDPKQAIYRFRGADVGAYVQARDAFRAQDPGSLLSISTNFRSCASILTFVNERFEAVLSADGQPGFTALDPFHDDRGGLCVAALDIAVADENGKASAEQQRDAEADAIAELCARLIESHPIIDRRSGAERPCQPGDIALLAPTGAELWRYEEALERRGIPVATQAGKGLFRRQEVQDLIALTRVLADRRDTLALGALLRGPLVGLTEEDLLDIIWGLPRSEEQPDRIPRLDLSIDPAVIAHPLAREVIERLQSLSRRGNSTTPHELLSQAVDVLRVRPLLLDRHRGQAERALANVDLYLSLSTGYAVRGLRAFAEAMTAAWSDEARAVEGRPDAQEEAVALFTMHAAKGLEWPIVIPVNTMTGVMAPDSAVIDRRTETFYCPVLGVVPEGYETARQAEKEELDRERIRLWYVAATRARELLVLPRLDATPSKSAWIGLVDLSLADLPGLDVSHLPAGLAAAGAGAGNTQTRASFAAEAEAIAAAQTRLTWLAPSRDENAAGTVLREEEAALWTGSADDQPPELEAAVLVQGGRERGLILHKLMEEVLTGEIPEAEAALTERAGHLIRALGQSPVADPATGLSAQELAACVARTLALPDIAALGPGLLAEFPVYSAQAADGVETATAGIADALTLTAEGRPAVVVDWKSDVTPAPGTLDHYRAQVRAYLDMTGAERGLIVLMTSGAVIPVLPTKPTESEAA; encoded by the coding sequence ATGAGCAACGAGTCCAAGGTGCTGAAGGACGACGGCGCGCGCCGCCATGCGATCAGCCTTCATGATCGCTCCATCCTGGTCGAGGCCGGCGCGGGTTCGGGCAAGACCGCCGTCATGGCTGGACGCATCGCCGCCATGCTCGCCGAAGGCGTTTCCCCACGCGCCATCGCCGCCGTCACCTTCACCGAGCTCGCCGCGAGCGAATTGCTGTCGCGTGTCCGCGAGTTCGTCGCCAACCTCTCGGCCGGTGTGATCGCGACCGAGCTACGCGTGGCGCTCCCCGATGGCCTGTCGGAGGTCCATCGCCGCAATCTCGCCGCCGCCAGCGCCGCGATCGACGAAATCACCTGCTCGACCATCCACGGGTTTTGCCAGCGGCTGATCAAGCCCTATCCGGCGGAGGCCGACATCGACCCCGGCGCCGCCGTGATGGATCGCAACCAGGCCGATCTGGCCTTCCTCGAGATTGTCGATGGCTGGTTGCGCGAGCGGCTGTCCGGCGGTCAAAGCGGCATCCTGGCCGAGATGGTGCTGCATAGCCCCGGCGAGACGGTGGCGCTGATCCACAAGATCGCCGAGAATCTGCGCCGCCGCCCCACGCTCGCTGCGCCCCCTGTCTCGGCACTTGACGGCCACCTTGCGGCGTTTCGGCAGGCGGCGGCGGATTTCACGGGCTTCATGAGCGCTACGGCGGCGGCCGAGCCGGAGACCGCGACGATCGTCGAACGGCTGGCCGAAATGGTCGCGGTCCTGGCGAACGCTCCAGACCCGGGGACGCCCGCGGGCCTCGTCCAGCTCCTGACCTCGCGTCCTCACCCGGATCTCTGCACCAAAGCCGGCGCCTTCGCTTCCTACCGCAAGAAAGGGAAATGGGCGGCCGCCGCCAAGCAGGCCGGACTTTCCAAGGCCGACGGCGATCGGCTGAACGACGCGGCCGAGACCCACTACGCCGCCTGCTGCGATGCCTGGACCGCGCTCGTGCAGGCCGCCGCCGGCCATGCCCTCGCTGCGCTGATCGACGAGGCGCATCCCATCCTGCAACGCTATCGCGACCACAAGCGCGCCAGCGCCCAGCTCGATTTCGACGATCTGATTTTCGCGGCGCGCGCCTTGCTGCGCGACCACGATGCCGTGCGCCGGGCGCTGGGACAGCGTTTCGCCCACGTCCTCGTCGACGAGTTCCAGGACACAGACCCCCTGCAAACCGAGATCTTCTGGCGTCTGTGCGGCGATCCGGTCGATGGCAACGTCGACTGGGCGCGGTTCCAAATCCGGCCGGGCGCGCTCTTCCTGGTCGGCGACCCGAAGCAGGCGATCTATCGCTTCCGGGGCGCCGACGTCGGCGCCTATGTGCAGGCGCGCGACGCCTTCCGCGCCCAGGACCCCGGCAGCCTTCTGTCGATCTCCACCAACTTCCGCTCCTGCGCCTCGATCCTCACCTTCGTCAACGAGCGCTTCGAGGCCGTGCTCTCGGCCGATGGCCAGCCGGGCTTCACCGCTCTCGACCCGTTCCATGACGATCGGGGTGGCCTGTGCGTGGCGGCTCTCGACATCGCCGTGGCCGACGAAAACGGCAAGGCCAGCGCAGAACAGCAGCGGGACGCCGAAGCCGACGCCATCGCCGAGTTGTGCGCCCGGCTGATCGAAAGCCACCCCATCATCGACCGTCGCAGCGGCGCGGAGCGCCCTTGTCAGCCGGGCGACATCGCCTTGCTGGCGCCAACCGGCGCCGAGCTGTGGCGCTATGAGGAAGCCCTGGAACGCCGCGGCATCCCCGTGGCGACCCAAGCCGGCAAGGGGCTGTTCCGCCGCCAGGAGGTGCAGGATCTGATCGCGCTGACCCGCGTTCTGGCCGACCGCCGCGACACGCTGGCGCTCGGCGCGCTGCTGCGCGGGCCTCTGGTCGGACTCACCGAAGAAGACCTGCTGGACATCATCTGGGGACTTCCGCGCTCGGAGGAACAGCCGGATCGGATTCCGCGCCTGGATCTCAGCATCGATCCCGCCGTCATCGCGCACCCGCTCGCGCGCGAAGTCATCGAGCGGCTGCAATCGCTCTCCCGGCGCGGCAACAGCACGACCCCGCACGAGCTGCTCTCGCAGGCCGTGGACGTGTTGCGCGTCCGTCCGCTCCTCCTCGATCGCCATCGCGGCCAGGCCGAGCGCGCGCTCGCCAATGTCGATCTCTATCTCAGCCTGTCGACCGGCTACGCCGTGCGCGGCTTGCGCGCCTTCGCCGAGGCGATGACAGCGGCGTGGTCCGATGAGGCCCGCGCGGTCGAGGGACGGCCCGACGCCCAGGAGGAAGCGGTCGCGCTCTTCACCATGCACGCGGCCAAGGGGCTGGAATGGCCGATCGTCATTCCGGTCAACACCATGACCGGCGTCATGGCGCCCGACAGCGCCGTGATCGACCGCCGGACCGAGACCTTCTATTGCCCGGTCCTGGGCGTCGTGCCCGAGGGCTACGAAACCGCGCGCCAGGCGGAAAAGGAGGAGCTGGACCGCGAACGCATCCGGCTCTGGTATGTCGCGGCCACCCGCGCCCGCGAACTACTCGTCTTGCCCCGGCTCGACGCCACGCCGTCGAAATCGGCCTGGATCGGTCTCGTCGATCTGTCGCTCGCCGACCTTCCCGGCCTGGACGTCTCTCACTTGCCTGCCGGTCTCGCGGCCGCAGGTGCGGGCGCGGGCAACACCCAGACGCGCGCGAGCTTCGCCGCAGAAGCCGAAGCCATCGCGGCCGCGCAGACGCGGTTGACCTGGCTCGCGCCCAGCCGTGACGAAAACGCCGCCGGGACCGTGCTGCGGGAAGAAGAAGCCGCGCTCTGGACGGGATCGGCCGACGATCAGCCCCCCGAGCTGGAAGCAGCCGTCCTCGTGCAGGGAGGCCGCGAGCGCGGGCTGATCCTCCACAAGCTCATGGAAGAGGTGCTGACCGGAGAAATTCCCGAAGCGGAAGCCGCCCTGACTGAACGGGCTGGCCACCTCATCCGAGCCCTCGGCCAGTCTCCGGTCGCCGACCCGGCGACGGGGCTGTCGGCGCAGGAACTAGCGGCCTGTGTCGCCCGGACCCTGGCTCTGCCTGACATCGCGGCCCTGGGGCCGGGTCTTCTGGCCGAATTTCCCGTCTATTCCGCACAGGCGGCCGACGGTGTGGAAACCGCAACGGCCGGGATTGCCGATGCCCTGACCCTGACGGCCGAGGGCCGCCCCGCCGTCGTCGTGGACTGGAAAAGCGATGTGACGCCGGCGCCGGGAACGCTCGATCACTATCGCGCGCAGGTGCGGGCCTATCTCGACATGACCGGAGCCGAGCGCGGACTGATCGTGCTGATGACCTCCGGCGCCGTCATTCCCGTCCTGCCGACGAAGCCGACCGAGAGCGAGGCGGCCTGA
- a CDS encoding PD-(D/E)XK nuclease family protein: MTIAHRSTLVVQGRLAMRENRLAAGRTGRHGLQIMSFEQAAVRLAGGFVRPIDDESLRAAIQAALSVTPMGELESIKTLPGMIDAAADTLHKAWRAGIDLAARATDGHPRLAAIARLEAAVLDQLPNGMLRPLDIAAAATERLAHAPAVLGPMEIVGLTELSPCWRPLLQALTTHIPVQWTAGPRSVPAWLDGTGVAIARAPAQAPGINAVSAATAYHEAIEAMRWARGLLASGVAPSEIAIATASPADYDDHFLALRADANIDLHFVHGVRTVTTRDGQAAAALADIVVRGLSQSRLRRLAALCRDSGPFESLPEGWLRVLPTDAPLSTPGAWNRLLARLTADDWPDGADHIPALRAAVETLAKGPEAAGEIGEAFLKGRALAIWRKALLAGPAASVDATLDTLKQDDGLEACVCIAWMPASALAASPRRFVRLLGLNSSRWPRGIAEDRLIPDHIIPTPVLDPLPVNLADRRDFETILATTGDTVVLSRARRDSDGRLLGRSPLLAGHGDETYLRRNATPAHAFSETDRLMARPEEFAADPQAVSAQGCWRDWRQVEITPHDGLVRADHPLVLAILGRTQSASSLRRLLRNPLSFVWIYAFGWREPQSSAEPLVLDALGVGDLVHLVLDHALRDLEAGGGLAAADAQTIEAAVARAAQAVAADWESERPVPPAVIWGRTLDDARTLASRALSYGDNLLPGARSYGEVPFGGSQPKSDAQTPWDSSTPVTIPDTGFNIAGYIDRLDIAGDGKRALVRDYKTGRPPRGDIRLNGGRELQRCLYAFAVKALLGDDVAISASLLYPRDPVDLQLDDPEAVLVEITGYLRAARASLAGGAALPGPDTGGDYDDLAFALPANASATYCKRKMPAATERLGEVTQVWEAE; this comes from the coding sequence ATGACCATCGCGCATCGATCCACCTTGGTCGTTCAGGGCCGCCTCGCCATGCGGGAGAACCGCCTCGCGGCGGGGCGTACCGGTCGGCACGGCCTCCAGATCATGTCCTTCGAGCAGGCCGCCGTCCGGCTGGCCGGCGGTTTTGTCCGCCCGATCGATGACGAGAGCCTGCGCGCGGCCATCCAGGCAGCCCTGTCCGTCACGCCAATGGGCGAACTGGAAAGCATCAAGACCCTGCCCGGCATGATCGATGCGGCGGCCGACACGCTGCACAAAGCCTGGCGCGCGGGCATCGACCTTGCCGCACGCGCGACCGATGGCCATCCGCGCCTCGCCGCCATCGCACGCTTGGAGGCGGCCGTCCTCGACCAGCTTCCGAACGGCATGCTGCGGCCTCTCGACATCGCCGCCGCCGCGACCGAGCGCCTGGCCCATGCGCCGGCGGTGCTTGGTCCGATGGAGATCGTCGGGCTCACCGAACTCTCGCCGTGCTGGCGACCGCTGCTTCAGGCACTCACCACCCATATCCCCGTGCAGTGGACGGCCGGCCCGAGGAGCGTTCCCGCGTGGCTGGACGGCACGGGCGTCGCGATCGCGCGCGCACCGGCGCAGGCGCCGGGAATCAACGCCGTCAGCGCGGCGACGGCCTATCACGAGGCCATCGAGGCGATGCGCTGGGCGCGCGGCTTGCTCGCCTCGGGCGTCGCCCCCTCGGAGATCGCCATCGCGACCGCCTCGCCCGCCGACTATGACGATCACTTCCTGGCTCTGCGCGCCGACGCCAACATCGACCTGCATTTCGTCCACGGCGTCCGCACCGTCACCACCCGCGACGGTCAGGCCGCCGCGGCGCTCGCCGACATCGTGGTCCGCGGCCTGTCGCAGTCGCGGTTGCGGCGGCTCGCCGCGCTCTGCCGGGACAGCGGACCTTTTGAGTCGCTGCCCGAAGGCTGGCTGCGAGTCCTGCCCACCGATGCGCCGCTCTCGACGCCGGGCGCCTGGAACCGCCTGCTCGCCCGGTTGACGGCGGACGACTGGCCCGATGGCGCCGACCATATCCCGGCTTTGCGCGCGGCGGTCGAGACGTTGGCGAAAGGACCGGAGGCCGCCGGTGAGATCGGAGAAGCCTTTCTCAAGGGCCGAGCCCTCGCGATCTGGCGCAAGGCGCTGCTCGCCGGCCCCGCCGCCTCGGTCGATGCGACGCTCGACACCCTGAAGCAGGACGACGGACTGGAAGCCTGCGTCTGCATCGCCTGGATGCCGGCCAGTGCGCTTGCGGCGTCGCCCCGCCGCTTCGTGCGCCTGCTTGGCCTCAATTCGTCCCGCTGGCCGCGCGGGATCGCCGAAGACCGGCTGATCCCCGACCATATCATCCCGACCCCGGTGCTCGATCCGCTGCCGGTCAATCTCGCCGACCGGCGCGATTTCGAGACGATCCTCGCCACGACGGGCGACACCGTCGTCCTGTCGCGCGCACGGCGCGACAGCGACGGCCGTCTCCTGGGGCGCAGCCCTCTGCTCGCCGGACATGGCGACGAGACCTATCTGCGCCGCAACGCGACGCCGGCGCACGCCTTCAGCGAGACCGATCGTCTGATGGCGCGGCCCGAGGAATTCGCCGCCGATCCGCAAGCCGTCAGCGCTCAAGGCTGCTGGCGCGACTGGCGACAGGTCGAGATCACCCCCCACGATGGACTCGTGCGCGCGGATCATCCGCTCGTCCTCGCCATCCTCGGCCGGACCCAATCGGCCAGCTCGCTGCGCCGACTGCTGCGCAATCCGCTGAGCTTTGTGTGGATCTATGCGTTCGGATGGCGCGAACCCCAGAGCAGCGCCGAACCGCTCGTGCTCGACGCGCTGGGGGTCGGCGATCTTGTCCACCTGGTTCTCGACCACGCCCTGCGCGACCTCGAAGCCGGGGGCGGCCTTGCGGCCGCCGACGCACAGACCATCGAAGCCGCCGTGGCGCGGGCCGCGCAAGCCGTCGCCGCCGACTGGGAAAGCGAGCGCCCGGTTCCGCCGGCGGTCATCTGGGGGCGCACCCTCGACGACGCCCGCACGCTGGCGAGCCGCGCCCTGTCCTACGGCGATAACCTTCTGCCAGGCGCACGTTCCTACGGCGAGGTTCCTTTCGGCGGTTCGCAGCCGAAATCCGACGCTCAGACGCCTTGGGATTCGAGCACGCCAGTCACGATCCCCGACACGGGCTTCAACATCGCCGGCTATATCGACCGGCTCGACATCGCGGGCGACGGCAAACGCGCCCTCGTGCGCGACTATAAGACCGGCCGCCCGCCGCGCGGCGACATCCGATTGAACGGCGGACGCGAGCTTCAGCGCTGCCTCTATGCGTTCGCGGTCAAGGCGCTGCTCGGCGATGACGTCGCGATCAGCGCCTCGCTGCTCTACCCACGCGATCCCGTCGATCTCCAGCTCGACGACCCCGAAGCGGTGCTCGTGGAGATCACCGGCTATCTGCGCGCGGCACGGGCGAGTCTCGCCGGCGGCGCGGCCCTGCCTGGGCCGGATACCGGCGGCGACTACGACGACCTCGCCTTTGCCCTGCCGGCCAACGCCAGCGCCACCTACTGCAAACGCAAGATGCCGGCCGCCACGGAGCGGCTCGGCGAAGTCACTCAGGTCTGGGAGGCGGAATGA
- a CDS encoding WYL domain-containing protein, whose protein sequence is MAEATTALKWGVGRRLEFIEFRLFWEGSINRADLVEAFGVSVPQASKDLTLYQERAPGNMEYDTRAKRYVAAEKFVLRFLEPDPYIYLSQLRSVAEGAVPASDSWIAALPSADVALTPRRDIDIKVLRKILDASREGVSIDVFYQSMNKLRPEPTWRRITPHAFGYDGFRWHARAYCHLEHKFKDFLLPRVLDVGAKGEPGEAGDRDWLWNNYFDVIIGPHPGLTASQKMVVAKDYGLDPGNGVLSVRYAMLFYVLKRLGLLGDAAKQSAHTQHIVTINRKETEAALEKAELQL, encoded by the coding sequence ATGGCGGAAGCCACGACGGCGTTGAAATGGGGGGTGGGGCGCCGACTCGAATTCATCGAGTTTCGGCTGTTCTGGGAGGGTTCGATCAACCGGGCCGACCTTGTCGAGGCGTTCGGCGTGTCGGTTCCGCAGGCTTCCAAGGATTTGACGCTCTATCAGGAGCGGGCGCCGGGCAACATGGAGTACGACACCCGCGCCAAGCGCTACGTCGCCGCCGAAAAATTCGTTCTGCGCTTCCTTGAGCCGGACCCTTACATCTATCTGTCGCAGCTCCGCTCGGTCGCCGAGGGGGCTGTGCCTGCGAGCGACTCGTGGATCGCGGCGCTCCCCAGCGCCGATGTGGCGCTAACGCCCAGGCGGGACATCGACATCAAGGTTCTGCGGAAGATACTCGACGCGAGCCGGGAGGGCGTCTCCATCGACGTCTTCTACCAGTCGATGAACAAGTTGCGGCCCGAGCCCACCTGGCGACGGATCACCCCGCACGCCTTCGGCTACGATGGTTTCCGCTGGCACGCGCGGGCCTATTGCCACCTCGAACACAAGTTCAAGGATTTCCTACTGCCGCGAGTCCTCGACGTTGGTGCGAAGGGGGAGCCTGGCGAGGCGGGCGACCGGGACTGGCTCTGGAACAACTATTTCGACGTCATCATCGGCCCGCATCCGGGGCTTACGGCGAGCCAGAAGATGGTCGTCGCCAAGGATTATGGGCTGGACCCTGGAAACGGCGTGCTCTCGGTTCGCTACGCCATGCTGTTTTACGTTTTGAAGCGCCTGGGTTTGCTTGGTGACGCCGCGAAACAGAGCGCCCATACACAGCATATCGTAACAATAAACCGCAAGGAAACTGAAGCCGCGCTTGAGAAGGCGGAGCTTCAGCTATGA